From a region of the Lactuca sativa cultivar Salinas chromosome 4, Lsat_Salinas_v11, whole genome shotgun sequence genome:
- the LOC111917710 gene encoding protein RGF1 INDUCIBLE TRANSCRIPTION FACTOR 1 — MIQQLKAKSELDDCKWIVNLLESKFFGACIDHRNMRKNEKNVFCIDCNLCFCRHCVTAFKTRCHHHHRRLQICRYVYHDVVRLHDIQKHLDCSNIQTYKINGEKAVHLNPRPQQQKESKPIKSKIYGTYCEACMRHIQDIPNRFCSIACKVSMMVENINKNESHKKGELYSFCKENYDFESSISSSLESVEENIQGSSSWLISNLKIKKTIVHKRKGVPRRAPLC, encoded by the exons ATGATACAACAACTAAAGGCGAAGAGCGAACTCGACGACTGCAAATGGATCGTGAATTTGCTCGAAAGCAAGTTTTTTGGGGCTTGCATCGATCATAGAAACATGCGAAAAAACGAAAAGAATGTGTTTTGCATCGACTGTAATCTATGCTTTTGTAGACACTGTGTTACTGCTTTCAAAACACGatgccaccaccaccatcgtcgTCTCCAAATCTGCCGGTATGTCTACCACGACGTCGTTCGTCTCCATGACATTCAGAAACACCTTGATTGCTCCAACATTCAA ACATACAAAATCAATGGTGAAAAAGCTGTGCATTTGAATCCTCGGCCTCAACAACAAAAAGAATCAAAACCAATAAAATCGAAAATCTATGGAACTTATTGTGAAGCTTGCATGAGGCATATACAAGACATTCCAAATCGATTTTGTTCAATTGCTTGCaag gTGTCAATGATGGTGGAGAATATAAATAaaaacgaaagtcataaaaaggggGAATTGTATTCATTTTGTAAAGAAAATTATGACTTCGAGTCGTCTATTTCTTCATCACTTGAATCGGTTGAAGAAAATATACAAGGAAGCAGCAGCTGGTTAATTTCGAATTTAAAGATCAAAAAGACAATAGTGCATAAAAGGAAGGGTGTTCCTCGAAGAGCTCCTTTATGttga